A genomic window from Aethina tumida isolate Nest 87 chromosome 4, icAetTumi1.1, whole genome shotgun sequence includes:
- the LOC109601482 gene encoding D-3-phosphoglycerate dehydrogenase, translating to MDIKKVLVADAVDSACTDLLKKHGIQVDCKYKLPKDQLIKEIPSYDGLIVRSDTKVSADVIAAATNLKVIGRAGAGVDTIDVAAATNKNVLVLNTPGGNSISACELTCALITNLARNVAAAADSLKAGRWDRKLYSGHELYGKTLAIIGLGRIGKEVAIRMQSWGMRTIGFDPIVSAEEARQFNVESLSLEQIWPQADYITVHTPLIPQTRNLINSKVFNVCKKGVRIVNVARGGIISEADLLEALKSGQCGGAALDVFEQEPPTDAVTLELIKHPKVVATPHLGASTTEAQIRVAVEISEQFIALTGKSKEYTTTPGVVNRTVLENLKKN from the exons ATGGACATCAAAAAAGTGCTTGTTGCTGACGCCGTCGATTCGGCCTGCACTGATCTGCTTAAGAAGCACGGAATCCAGGTGGATTGCAAGTATAAACTGCCTAAGGATCAGCTTATCAAGGAGATACCG AGCTACGATGGCCTTATCGTAAGATCTGATACTAAAGTATCTGCTGATGTAATTGCTGCAGCTACCAATCTTAAAGTTATTGGCAGAGCTGGTGCTGGTGTCGACACCATCGATGTTGCAGCTGccacaaacaaaaatgtattggTTCTCAA TACACCTGGAGGTAACTCCATCAGTGCTTGTGAACTTACCTGCGCACTCATTACGAATCTGGCAAGAAACGTTGCAGCTGCAGCTGACAGTTTAAAAGCTGGCAGATGGGACAGGAAATTGTATTCTGGGCATGAGCTGTACGGCAAAACATTAGCTATTATTGGACTGGGAAGAATTGGAAAGGAAGTCGCCATTAGAATGCAATCTTGGGGAATGAGA actaTTGGATTTGATCCAATCGTGAGTGCTGAGGAGGCAAGACAATTCAACGTGGAATCTCTGAGTTTGGAACAAATCTGGCCCCAAGCTGATTACATCACAGTCCACACACCTTTAATCCCTCAAACAAGAA actTGATAAACTCAAAAGTATTTAATGTGTGCAAAAAAGGAGTTCGCATTGTGAACGTGGCTCGTGGAGGCATAATCAGCGAGGCAGATTTGTTGGAAGCCCTTAAATCGGGACAATGCGGCGGCGCAGCTTTGGACGTGTTCGAACAAGAACCGCCCACCGATGCCGTGACTTTGGAGCTCATCAAACATCCGAAAGTTGTGGCCACGCCCCATCTAGGAGCCAGCACCACCGAGGCCCAAATTAGAGTGGCTGTTGAGATTTCTGAGCAGTTCATTGCTTTAACTGGCAAGAGTAAGGAGTACACCACTACTCCTGGAGTGGTCAATAGGACTGTGTTGgagaatttgaagaaaaattaa